The following are from one region of the Corylus avellana chromosome ca1, CavTom2PMs-1.0 genome:
- the LOC132185329 gene encoding uncharacterized protein LOC132185329: MSDHVTQSYHVSGTMAAEPVHRCESVWMAHWMSTSCKSEEVHDAKQPPKLFGSEIATDIYAKGFRKVPKAKTVDTISESLTASLKRLRSESLDCQPFPMFSLSQKREGILASKNVKASFHEEVPSCRNDSKSGHNTVSLYGSESHLPAKCAQAPSKTDTLECCFHPGGISPYSERQVKSHKHLETNSLPVSTSLQDDFMRSSLKIVPYGSNSSRTPFQSFMSRQEERNQSNFVMASKEHVQNSNYCHSPFLAHENKTSNLLDSRGLGKSLLMQKDAALLLHHPSTSSHRQADFVGKKCLNMQNHSGMELFPSQSSQLEVSKLEKLHHGCYSLPRLPCPVHDVETMRIYTTVDSMEGPSRVPSKFSQTTRHFLITKKTDVDLSDGCQMCKESTVSTKFKGKPFSELLGLSPDLQFHVQQGVKLQPLESSADSDRKENFIDVNVSVGLQNESSAETDTMDMDAFQENYPSGVASSPSNKYLKWMSPTSQAADTSAREEMGGRLLNRELCDMNQSLPDLPALASPMGCGEPSTSRTQSLDVEHLLSHAELAIIPKPNGCPDGLLGPDPSSRWVKRLKLSGSDFAHGTKSSKMGQASSHEKVNKFFSKFLRSHGKEQMEDQKPMLLRNDKSSSIESVKKSQCVTLSHPWIRRWCHKQTASPQKNPEAVVVCEPQSSKAVEFQKKQFPSIAAMALMGKAMCGFHPCEFRKGGSFVVWNTKGVSR; the protein is encoded by the exons ATGTCTGATCATGTTACACAATCCTATCATGTTAGTGGCACAATGGCTGCTGAACCAGTGCATCGTTGTGAATCTGTTTGGATGGCTCATTGGATGAGCACCAGCTGTAAGTCGGAAGAAGTCCATGATGCCAAGCAGCCCCCCAAGCTTTTTGGGTCAGAGATAGCAACAGACATTTATGCTAAAGGGTTCAGAAAGGTACCCAAAGCGAAGACAGTTGATACTATCAGTGAGAGTCTGACAGCGAGTTTGAAAAGATTAAGGAGTGAGAGTTTAGATTGCCAGCCCTTTCCTATGTTTAGTCTTTCTCAAAAGAGAGAGGGGATTCTGGCTTCAAAGAATGTCAAAGCCAGTTTTCATGAGGAAGTACCAAGTTGTCGAAATGATTCCAAGTCTGGACATAATACTGTTTCTCTCTATGGAAGCGAGAGCCATTTACCTGCAAAATGTGCACAGGCTCCTTCCAAAACAGATACTCTTGAATGTTGTTTTCATCCTGGAGGCATCTCACCGTACTCGGAGCGGCAGGTAAAATCTCATAAACATCTTGAAACGAACAGCTTACCTGTTTCAACATCTCTTCAGGATGATTTTATGAGATCAAGTTTAAAAATTGTGCCATATGGGTCAAACAGCAGCAGGACTCCATTCCAGTCTTTCATGTCTagacaagaagaaagaaatcaatCAAACTTCGTTATGGCATCCAAAGAACATGTTCAGAATAGTAATTATTGCCATTCCCCTTTTTTGGCTCATGAGAATAAAACCAGTAACCTATTAGACTCCAGGGGACTTGGGAAGTCATTGTTGATGCAGAAAGATGCAGCTCTGTTACTACATCATCCCTCAACAAGCAGTCATCGGCAAGCAGATTTTGTTGGCAAAAAGTGCCTGAATATGCAAAATCATTCTGGTATGGAATTGTTTCCAAGCCAGAGTAGCCAACTAGAGGTGAGCAAGTTAGAAAAATTACATCATGGATGCTATTCACTGCCGAGACTGCCATGTCCAGTTCATGATGTGGAGACTATGAGAATATACACCACCGTCGACTCCATGGAAGGACCATCTAGAGTTCCTTCCAAGTTCTCCCAAACAACTCGCCATTTTCTGATCACGAAAAAGACTGATGTTGACTTATCTGATGGATGCCAAATGTGTAAAGAGTCGACAGTATCAACCAAATTCAAAGGAAAACCTTTCAGTGAGCTTCTTGGTTTATCTCCAGATCTTCAATTCCATGTTCAGCAAGGAGTGAAACTGCAACCTCTAGAAAGCTCCGCAGACAGtgacagaaaagaaaatttcataGATGTAAACGTTTCTGTTGGATTGCAGAATGAATCATCCGCTGAAACTGATACTATGGACATGGATGCTTTCCAGGAGAACTATCCTTCAG GTGTTGCTTCTTCCCCATCTAATAAG TACCTCAAGTGGATGTCACCAACGTCTCAAGCTGCAGATACTTCAGCTAGAGAAGAAATGGGGGGCAGACTCCTGAATAGGGAGTTGTGTGATATGAATCAATCACTTCCTGATCTTCCTGCTTTGGCAAGCCCAATGGGATGTGGGGAGCCAAGCACATCAAGAACCCAGAGTTTGGATGTGGAGCACCTTCTTTCCCATGCTGAGCTGGCCATTATTCCCAAACCCAATGGGTGTCCTGATGGCCTTCTGGGACCAGACCCAAGCAGCAGATGGGTCAAACGCCTCAAGTTGAGTGGTTCAGATTTTGCTCATGGTACCAAGAGCTCAAAAATGGGACAAGCCTCTTCCCACGAAAAAGTCAATAAGTTCTTCAGCAAATTTTTGAGATCTCATGGTAAAGAACAGATGGAAGATCAAAAGCCAATGTTGTTAAGGAATGACAAGTCTTCTTCTATTGAATCAGTGAAGAAAAGCCAATGCGTAACGCTCTCACATCCTTGGATTCGGAGGTGGTGTCATAAGCAGACTGCATCTCCACAAAAGAATCCTGAAGCAGTGGTGGTGTGTGAGCCACAGAGTTCAAAAGCAGTAGAGTTTCAAAAGAAGCAATTTCCAAGCATTGCTGCTATGGCACTGATGGGGAAGGCTATGTGTGGTTTCCATCCATGTGAATTTAGGAAAGGAGGATCCTTTGTAGTTTGGAATACCAAAGGGGTCTCGAGATAA
- the LOC132167031 gene encoding protein RER1A: MEGLGGDGGAASPVNQFWHDVWRQYQYFLDKTTPHAVYRWIGSVFIVLIYILRVYYREGFYIVSYGVGIYLLNLLIGFLSPLVDPEMEVSDGGPLLPTKGSDEFKPFIRRLPEFKFWYSFTKAFCIAFVMTFFPVFDVPVFWPILLCYWIVLFVLTMRRQIAHMIKFKYIPFNIGKQRYGGKKSSASSSGSRGD; this comes from the exons ATGGAGGGACTTGGAGGAGATGGTGGGGCGGCGTCACCCGTCAACCaattttggcatgatgtgtggaGGCAGTACCAGTATTTTCTGGATAAGACCACTCCACACGCGGTCTATAGATGGATTGGGAGCGTTTTCATAGTGTTGATTTATATTTTGCGGGTTTATTATCGTGAAGGGTTTTACATTGTCTCGTATGGTGTGGGGATTTATCTGCTGAATTTGTTGATTGGATTCTTGTCGCCTTTGGTTGATCCGGAGATGGAAGTTTCGGATGGTGGGCCTTTGCTGCCAACAAAAGGTTCGGACGAATTTAAGCCATTCATTCGCCGGCTTCCGGAGTTTAAGTTCTG GTACTCCTTCACCAAAGCTTTTTGTATCGCTTTTGTCATGACATTCTTTCCCGTGTTTGACGTTCCTGTCTTCTGGCCTATTTTACTTTGTTACTGGATTGTTCTGTTTGTCCTGACAATGAGGCGCCAAATTGCACACatgatcaaattcaaatatattcCTTTCAACATCGGGAAGCAG AGGTATGGTGGCAAGAAATCTTCTGCAAGTAGCAGTGGTTCCCGTGGGGATTGA
- the LOC132162329 gene encoding glucose-1-phosphate adenylyltransferase large subunit 1-like, with the protein MDSCCLALKPNTHLANNGFLGERITGSLNNNAWVNQVARSFRTEKKITTLKPGVAYAIITSNNAKETVTIQSPPFYRRKVDPKNVASIILGGGAGAQLFPLTRRAATPAVPVGGCYRLIDIPMSNCINSGINKICVLTQFNSTSLNRHIARTYFGNGINFGDGFIEVLAATQTPGESGMKWFQGTADAVRQFIWVFEEAKNRHIENILILSGDHLYRMDYMNFVQNHVDRNADITLSCAAVDDSRASDFGLVKIDGRGRVVQFVEKPKGNHLKAMQVDTSLLGLSLHDAVKSPYIASMGVYVFKTEILLKLLKWRYTTANDFGSEIIPAAVMEHNVQAYIFRDYWEDIGTIKSFFDANLALTEEIPKFEFYDPKTPFYTSPRFLPPTKIDKCRVVDAIISHGCFLRECSIVHSIVGERSRLDYGVELKDTVMMGADHYQTESEIASLLAEGKVPIGVGRNTKIRNCIIDKNVKIGKDVIIMNKDGVQEADRPEDGFYIRSGITVILEKATIEDGTVI; encoded by the exons ATGGATTCTTGCTGTTTGGCCTTGAAACCCAATACCCATTTGGCAAATAATGGCTTTTTGGGGGAGAGGATCACAGGGAGCCTGAATAACAACGCTTGGGTTAATCAGGTGGCAAGAAGTTTTAGAACTGAGAAGAAGATCACGACGCTCAAACCTGGTGTTGCTTATGCTATTATTACTTCAAATAATGCCAAAGAGACTGTG ACCATACAATCACCACCCTTTTATAGACGAAAAGTAGACCCGAAAAATGTGGCTTCAATCATATTGGGAGGAGGTGCAGGGGCTCAACTCTTTCCTCTTACCAGAAGAGCAGCAACACCTGCT GTTCCAGTGGGAGGGTGCTATAGGCTTATAGACATCCCAATGAGCAATTGCATAAACAGCGGCATAAACAAGATTTGTGTACTTACCCAGTTTAACTCTACTTCCCTGAATCGACACATTGCGCGCACGTATTTTGGAAATGGTATTAACTTTGGGGATGGATTTATAGAG GTTCTGGCAGCCACTCAGACGCCTGGGGAATCAGGAATGAAGTGGTTCCAGGGAACAGCAGATGCTGTGAGGCAATTCATATGGGTGTTTGAG GAAGCCAAGAACAGGCACATTGagaatatattaatattgtcAGGGGATCATCTCTACCGAATGGATTATATGAACTTTGTGCAG AACCATGTGGATCGAAATGCTGATATTACATTATCATGTGCAGCAGTGGATGACAG CCGTGCATCAGATTTTGGATTGGTGAAGATAGACGGTAGAGGCCGTGTTGTCCAGTTTGTTGAGAAACCAAAGGGAAATCATCTGAAAGCAATG CAAGTAGATACAAGTCTTCTGGGTTTGTCCCTGCATGACGCTGTAAAATCCCCGTATATTGCATCAATGGGAGTCTATGTCTTTAAGACAGAGATTTTACTGAAGCTTTTGAAGTGGAGATATACTACAGCAAATGACTTTGGATCTGAAATCATTCCTGCAGCTGTGATGGAGCACAATGTCCAA GCATACATATTTAGAGACTATTGGGAGGACATTGGAACAATAAAGTCCTTTTTTGATGCTAATTTGGCCCTTACTGAAGag ATTCCAAAGTTCGAATTTTATGATCCAAAGACACCCTTTTACACGTCTCCTCGATTCTTACCTCCAACCAAGATTGATAAATGCCGG GTTGTGGATGCAATAATCTCGCATGGATGTTTCTTGCGAGAATGTAGTATTGTACATTCAATAGTTGGCGAACGCTCACGATTAGATTATGGTGTTGAGCTCAAA GACACCGTGATGATGGGAGCAGACCATTACCAAACTGAATCTGAAATTGCATCTCTCTTGGCAGAAGGGAAGGTCCCAATTGGGGTTGgaagaaatacaaaaattag GAATTGTATAATCGACAAGAATGTGAAGATTGGGAAGGATGTTATCATCATGAATAAAGAT GGTGTTCAAGAAGCAGATAGGCCAGAAGATGGATTTTACATTCGATCCGGAATCACCGTTATCCTGGAGAAGGCGACAATAGAAGACGGCACAGTCATATAA